A stretch of the Gracilinanus agilis isolate LMUSP501 chromosome 4, AgileGrace, whole genome shotgun sequence genome encodes the following:
- the TMEM97 gene encoding sigma intracellular receptor 2 produces the protein MMRARGGARALEYLLGLYFLSHIPITLLFDSQALVTSDKFPNELTDMLKWYAQAFKDPLIKDPPSWFKALIFCELVFQLPFFPFAAYAFFKGSCKWIRIPAIIYSVHTTTTLIPIGAHILFETFPRGPMTFQERLSLLSIYIPYFFIPVILLFFMLWSPHYNTLEKRKKKTR, from the exons ATGATGCGCGCACGGGGCGGGGCGCGAGCGCTGGAGTACCTGCTGGGCCTCTACTTCCTGTCGCACATCCCAATCACGCTGCTCTTCGACTCGCAGGCGCTGGTGACGTCTGACAAGTTCCCGAACGAG TTAACAGATATGCTGAAGTGGTATGCCCAGGCTTTCAAAGACCCTCTGATAAAGGACCCTCCAAGTTGGTTCAAGGCGTTAATATTTTGTGAACTTGTGTTCCAGctgcctttctttccctttgcaGCCTATGCCTTCTTCAAAG GAAGTTGCAAGTGGATACGCATCCCTGCAATAATCTACTCTGTTCATACAACAACAACACTAATTCCAATTGGCGCCCACATCCTGTTTGAAACTTTCCCCCGAGGACCTATGACATTTCAGGAACGCCTCAGCCTTTTATCCATCTATATCCCATACTTCTTCATTCCAGTCATACTCCTGTTTTTTATGCTTTGGAGTCCTCACTACAACactttagaaaaaaggaaaaaaaaaacaaggtaa
- the IFT20 gene encoding intraflagellar transport protein 20 homolog: MAKDILGDAGLHFDELNKLRVLDPEVTQQTIELKEECKDFVDKIGQFQKIVGGLIELVDQLAKEAENEKMKAIGARNLLKSIAKQREAQQQQLQALIAEKKMQLERYRVEYEALCKVEAEQNEFIDQFIFQK, encoded by the exons ATGGCTAAAGACATCCTGGGTGATGCAGGCCTTCACTTTGATGAGCTGAACAAACTTCGAGTGTTGGACCCTGAGGTAACTCAGCAGACCATAGAACTCAAGGAGGAATGCAAGGACTTTGTGGACA aaATCGGCCAGTTTCAGAAAATAGTAGGTGGCCTAATTGAGCTTGTGGACCAACTTGCAAAAGAAGCTGAAAATGAGAAGATGAAG GCAATTGGAGCACGCAATTTGCTTAAATCCATAGCAAAGCAAAGGGAGGCCCAACAGCAGCAGCTCCAGGCTCTAAtagcagaaaagaaaatgcagCTAGAAAG GTATCGGGTTGAATATGAAGCTTTGTGTAAAGTAGAAGCAGAACAAAATGAATTTATTGaccaatttatttttcagaaataa